The Gloeobacter violaceus PCC 7421 DNA window TCCTGATAGACATTCTTGCCGGTCTTGAAAATCGAAGAGGCGAGAGCCCGCGTAGATTCGAATCCCAACCTCTGCACTCAAGCGAGAACACCGTTATTTATGGACAGGGTTTGCTGGGGACCAACCGCCGCACACCTGCGCAAAAAACAAAGAGCATCCCGCGCGTGGTGTTCAGTCTGTCCAAGTGATATGCATGTAGGAAACCGCCCTGCCATCGACATGACCACCAACAACGGCCAACCACCCGAATACTCCAGTAGGTTGGATCGCATCGAGGCTATCGTCGCGGCCACCAGCGAACAGATTGCCGCCAATGCCATCGCTCTTTCCCGCCTGGAGGAGTCGGTTGCCAGGCACGACTCGGTCCTGGAGCGCCTGGAGGAGTCGGTTGCCAGGCACGACTCGGTTATGGGTGCAATACAAACGTCAATTGCCGCCAATGCCGCTGCCATAGACCGACTTGAAGCTAACCAGGCCGCCGGCAGCGAGCGGCTGAATATTCTCACCGAGCGTGTAAACACAGTGTCGGAGTCTGTGAACCAGGTTTCCCGTATCGCCTTCGCTACGTTTCAACGCTTCGACGCGATGCAGGTGGAGATCCACGATCTGCGGACGGACGTGCGCGGGCTGCAACTGGAAAATCGCCGCATCCTCAATATTTTGGAGCAGCGCGGCAACAACGGGTAAAAGGGCGATCGCAGCATCGCGGCGCCCGCCGTCAAAACTTCAGTTGCATGCGGAGGTTGGCCACCAGAAACGCCCAGCGGTCCGCCGCTTCTTCGATCAGCTTGGTGGTCGGCTTGCCCGCTCCGTGGCCCGCCTTCGTCTCGATGCGGATCAACACCGGTCCTTCGCCCGCCTGCGCCGCCTGTAGCGCCGCTGTGAACTTGTAACTGTGTCCCGGCACCACCCGGTCGTCGGTGTCCGCCGTCGTCACCAGCGTCGCCGGGTAGCGTGTCCCTGCCTTCAAGTTGTGCAAAGGCGAGTAGGCATACAACGCCTGGAACTGCTCGGGGTCTTGCGAAGAGCCGTAATCGGACACCCACGCCCAGCCAATCGTGAACTGCTCAAAGCGCAGCATGTCCATCACCCCGACCGCGGGCAGCGCAGCAGCAAACAACTCCGGGCGCTGGGTCATGGCAGCTCCCACCAGCAAACCACCGTTGCTGCCGCCGCCGATCGCCAATTTCTCCGGCGAGGTGTATTTATTGGCGATCAGGTATTCGGCCGCGGCGAGAAAGTCATCGAAGACGTTTTGCTTGTTGAGCCTGGTGCCCGCCTGATGCCAATCCTCGCCGTACTCGCCGCCGCCGCGCAGGTTGGGGACGGCGTAGAGGCCGCCCATTTCCAACCACAGCAGGTTGCTGGGTGAAAAAGTGGGGGTAATAGAAACGTTGAAACCGCCGTAGCCATAGAGGTAGGTAGGGTTGAGGGCGTTGCGGGGGGTGCCTTTTTTATAGGTGATGAACATCGGGATGCGGGTGCCGTCCTTGCTGTTGAAGAAGACCTGCTCGGTGGTGTAGGCGGTGGGGTCGAAGTCGACTTTAGGCTGGAAGAGCACGGTGCTTTTGGCAGTGGGGATGTCGTAGCGGTAGATGGTGGTGGGGGTGGTGAAGCTGGTAAAGGCATAAAACGTCTCGGTGTCCGTGCGCTTGCCGCCGAAGCCCCCGGCGCTGCCGATGCCCAGCAATTCGACTTCTCCCACGTACTGCCCTTGCAGGTCGTAGATGCGCACCTGGGTATGGGCGTCTTTGAGATAATTGGCGAAAAATTTGTTGTCGAGAATGCTGACCCCTTGCAGCGTGTCTTCGCTTTCGGGGATCAACTCGTTTAGGTGTAGAGGTTGGGTGATGTCGATGGCCACCACCCGTCCGCGCGGCGCGTCCTTGTCGGTGGTGAACCAAAATAACGGGCCGTCGTTGTCGATAAATTCGTAGGCGGCGTCGGCCTCGGGCAACAGTTCGACCACCGCCGAAGCCGGGTCGGCCAGATCTTTGTAGAACACCCTGTTTTTGGGGTCGGTGCCCTGGCTGACGCTGATGACGAGGTAGCGTCCGTCCTCGCTCACCTCGCCGCCGAAGCCCCACTCTTTTTGATCTTTGCGTTCGTAGACCAGTACGTCTTGATCCTGCGGAGTGCCCAGGCGGTGGAAGTAAAGCTTTTGAAAGTAATTGACATCCTGAAACTGGCCGGCGGCGTTCGGCTCGTCGTAGCGGCTGTAGAAAAAGCCCTTGCCGTCCTTAAGCCAGGAAGCACCGGAAAACTTGACCCACTGCACCATATCCGGCAGATCCTCGCCCGTCTCGATATCCAGCACCCGCCACTGCTGCCAGTCGGAGCCGGAGGCGGAGGTGCCATAGGCCAGATACTTGCCGTCGTCGCTTACCGCTAGACCGGAAAGCGCCACCGTGCCGTCTGCAGATAGCGCATTCGGATCGAGCAGCAACCGCAACTCGCCTTCAAGATCCGGCACGGTGTAGAGTACGCTCTGGTTTTGCAGACCGGTGTTTTTGAACAGAAAGTAGCGTCCTCCCTCCCGAAAAGGGGTGCCGTAGCGCTCGTAATTCCAGATGTGGGTGAGCCGTTCCCGGATCGCTTCGCGCTCAGGGATCGTCTCCAGAAAGCCGAACGTCACCTGGTTTTGCGCTTCCACCCAGGCTTTGGTCCCGGGAGATTCGGCATCCTCCAGCCAGCGGTACGGATCGGCCACCGGCGTGCCGTGGTAGTCGTCCACTTGATCGTCGCGGCGCGATGGCGGGTAGGTAAACGGTGAAGTCACAGCAAAGTCCTGAATGCTAGAGACGGCCAGCCGATCGTAACTTGCTGGTCAGCCAAGCCAGTACGCTATTGAGCAGCACCGGGCCGACCGACAGCATTAGGGGATTGAACTTGGCCTTGTGTAGAGGGATTGGTGTGTAGAACAAAGACATTTGGATAGTCTATACGGTATGGTTCATTTCCACGGCTACCCTGCCCCACCCGCAGGAAAATGCGATGACCTGCACCCGCCGCGGCCTGTTTGCAGGAGCCGCCACCGCCGCGGCCTTTGCCGTCCCCTGGGCGGCGGCAAAGGCCGCACCTTCCGCTCCAGACGACTTAGCACCTTTTGCGGTAGTGCCTTCAAAGTGTTCGCGCTTAGCGAATTTTTGGCCGTAGACCCTACACAGGACTACGCCCTGCACCTTGCGGACGGCATGTATGTCGGCGGCCGCCGGGTCTACTTCGCCATGCTCTCGAACTCGTGCAGGCAGGGTTCGCGTAAGCAAGTCGGCGCCGGACGGTTTGCAGGGGCGACAGCCCAACCCAGCGACCGTTGGGCATGCCGCTCCGAAAGATTCATGCAATCCGCAGGAAATTACCCTTTACAATTTGGGTGGCTTCCAGTTTTTTCGCTTTGCGGCCGTCTCGCTTCCAGGGGGTGTCTGTGCGCTTTTCCAGCATCGGTTTGTGGGTTGTCACCGTGGCGCTCGGCCTGAGCAGTGCCACTTCCGGTGGGGCACAGACCCCCACCTGCCCCCAGCGGGAGCCCCAGCGCTTTTCGGGTGTCGGTCTGGAGATGGGCTTCGATCCGGCAGGCTCGATGTCGGTACTGCGTGCCATAGAAAATAGCCCTGCCGCCCGCTCCGGTCTGCAGGCCGGGGACCGCGTCGTCGCCGTCGACGGTGTGCCGGTCGCCAAACTCAAAGGCGAAGCGGCTGCTCGCATCCGTGGTGAAATGGGCAGTTCGGTCAACCTGACGGTCCGCCGCGGCGAGAGCGACTTCGACGCGGTGCTGACGCGCGAAGAGATTACGGTGCCGCCGCGCTCAGTAGTGGGCATCGGCGTCACCCTGGGTGCCTCCAAAAAGGGCGAACCGATGATCCAGACGGTATTTCCCAACTCCCCAGCCTCCGAGGCCGCTTTGCGCAGTGGGGATGTGATCGTCTCTGTGGACGGCAAACCCGCGGGCAAAGCTGCGGACGGTGCGCTCCAGGGTCTGCTGCGCGGCGAAGAGGGCGTTGCCGTCTTGGTTGGCATTCGCCGTAACCGCCTGGTGACCGATTACAGCATCACTCGCCTGCGGTTCATCCCGGGCTGCTGATGCGTCCTACGAGCGCAGCGACGCTTCTTCTTCGACGTCGCTTTCAACATTTTTTTTTGTAAAACCCCAGGCGAAGATGGCCGCCACGACGCCGAGCACTACCCACTCCGGCGTCTCGAAGTGGAGCTTGGGAAGCAGCTGGTTTGCCACTACCTCGGTCATCATCTTGAAGCCGATAAAGCCCACCGCCAGAAAGGCCGCCGTCTCCAGACGCACGTAGCGGTCGATGAGCTTGATGAACAATTCCGCCACAAAGCGCATCGTGACAATACCCAGAATGCCGCCGACGATTACCACCCAGGCTTTGTCGCTGAAGGCCACCGCTGCGGTGATCGAATCGACCGAAAAGGCGATGTCGGTCAGTTCCACCAGCACGATCACCCGCCAGAAGGGCGACAGACGCCCGAGCGTCGCTCGAAAGAGCGGATTGCTCAGAAGCTTTTTCTCCTCGGCCACCACGTCCTCGTCTTCGTCTTTGCCTTTGAGAAAGTGGCTGACCGCCAGATAAATCAAATACAGGGCACCAGCCAACTTGAGCGGCCAGTTGTCGATCAGCCAGGCTGCGAACAGTACTGCAAAAAAACGAAAGACAAAGGCGCCGATGATCCCGTAGCGCAGCGAGCGACGGCGTTCTTCGTCGGTGGGCAGGGTGCGGGTGAGGGCGGCGAGCACCGCGGCGTTGTCCGCACTGAGAGCACCTTCCACGAAAACCAGGGCAAAGATAATGGCAAAATCCCAAGGCTCAACTCCGAGATCAAAGCCCAGGTGGTCGTAGAGGAATTCCCACATCAGCAGTACCCTAAGCCTCCAGAAGATGACGCGAATTACAATGTGCTATGTCAATTATCTGCGCTATTGCAGGTCCGAGACATCACACTTCAACAGATATTCCGAGCATAGCGCCGCGCCATGATGCACCACCAGCAGATACTCAAGCTGCAGACCCGAGGCCAGTCTCTCTACCCTATCACCGGGGCAGTGGGCGAAGTGGTGAATCAATCCGGTGTACAGATGGGCTTATGCACCTTGTTTTTGCGCCACACTTCCGCCAGCCTGCTTATCCAGGAGAACGCCGATCCCGATGTACTGGCCGATCTGGAGAGCTTTTTGGCCAAGCTCGTGCCGGAGGACGCCCGGTCCTACCGCCACAACGCCGAGGGGCCGGACGATATGCCCGCCCATATTCGCACCGCCCTCACCCACACCAGCGAGAACATTCCGGTGAGCGACGGCCGACTGGTACTGGGCACCTGGCAGGGCATCTATATCTGGGAGCACCGCCGCCACCGCCAACTGCGCGAGGTCGTGGTGCACATCGCCGGAAATTAAGGCCGGATGTCCTCAAGCGGTTAAAATTGGGGGCATGGGACTGGCGATGCAGCGATCGATCGAAGGGCTGGCAGGCGGGGAGCGCGACGAGATGCTCCAGGGTGTCGTCGAGCGCGTCACCTTTCACAACCCCCAGAACGGCTACACGATCGCCCGGGTAGCGGTGCGCGGACTGGCGGATCTGGCGACGGTGGTGGGCAATTTTGCTCAGCTGCAGCCGGGCCAGACGATGCAATTTTGGGGTTGCTGGAAAGATCATCCCCAGTACGGTCCCCAGTTTCTGGCCCATCGCCACGAGGAGACCCGCCCCGCCACCATTGGCGGCCTCGAAAAATATCTCGGATCGGGCCTGATCAAGGGCGTGGGGCCGGTGACCGCCCGGCGCATCGTTGCTCACTTCGGCCTGGCGTCTCTCGAAATTATCGAAAGCGACTGCAGCCGGCTCGCCGAGGTGCCGGGGGTGGGTGCCCACCGCATCCGGCTCATTCAGGCGGCCTGGCAGGAGCAAAAGGCGATCAAAGAAGTGATGCTCTTTTTGCAGTCGCACCAGGTGAACACCACCCACGCCGTCAAAATTTTCAAGACTTACGGCGACGAGGCGATCGAGCGGGTGCGCACCAACCCCTACCAGCTGGCCCAGGACATCTGGGGCATCGGCTTTCGCACCGCCGATCAGATCGCTCAGAACCTTGGGGTGGCCCCCGACAGCGACGAGCGTCTCAAAGCCGGGATCCTCTACGCGCTCATCACCGCCACCGAGGAGGGGCACTGCTACTTGCCGCTGGAGGAGATGCTCGATCAGGCCGTGGCACTGCTGCGCCTGGAGGAAGTGGCCGAATCGGTCCGGCCGCGCCTGGTTGAGATGGCCCGCGCGTTGGTGCGCGAAGGGCAGATCAAAGCGGAGCGGCCGTCAGGCGGGGCGGAGGCGCCCGTGGTCTGCTTCCAGCCGTCGCTGTGGCAGTGCGAGGTGGGCCTGGCGCGGCGGCTGTGCGAGCGCCCCCCTGCCCCGGTGGACACCGGCCGCGTCGAGGCGTGGCTCGAAAGATACACCCACCACCACGGCCTGCAACTTTCTGCCGAGCAGCGCCAGGCGGTTATGCTGGCCGCCCGCGAACCGGTGACCGTCCTTACCGGCGGGCCGGGAACGGGCAAAACGCTCACCACCCGGGCGGTCGCCGCTCTGTGGAAGGCGATGGGCAAAAAGGTCCTGCTCGCTTCTCCCACCGGCCGGGCCGCCCAGCGCCTGGCGGAGGTGAGCGGCCAGGAAGCGAAAACCATTCATCGGTTGCTCGAATTCGATCCGAGCACGATGGGCTTCAAGCGCTGTGCCGAAAATCCCCTCGACGCCCAAGCGTTTGTGATCGACGAAGCTTCGATGATCGACGTGGTGCTCGCCTACAACCTGCTCAAGGCCATCCCTGCGGGGGCGCAGGTGCTGCTGGTGGGCGACCAGGACCAGTTGCCCAGCGTCGGCCCCGGCAACGTGCTGGCCGATCTGGTGCGCTCACCGGCCATCCCCACCGCCCGGCTCACCCAGGTCTTTCGCCAGGCCGCCGCGAGCCGCATCATCACCAACGCCCACCGCATCAACTCGGGCCAGATGCCGGATCTGGCGGGCGAAGGGTCCGACTGCCTGTTTATCGAAGCCCACGAGCCTGCGCAGGTGGTCGAGCGCGTTCGCGAATTCGTCGTGCAAGAGTTGCCCCGGCGGGGATTTCGCTCCCTGGCCGATGCCCAGGTGCTCTGCCCGATGAACCGGGGACTGGTGGGCTCCAACCACCTCAACACCGTCCTGCAGGAAGCCCTCAACCCCCTGCCTCCCGACGGCGGCGAGCTCGATCGCGGCAGGCGACTATTTCGAGTGGGCGACCGGGTGATTCAGCTGCGCAACAATTACGACCTGGGGGTCTTCAACGGCGATCTGGGCACGATCGCGGGGATTGACTTTGAGA harbors:
- a CDS encoding TerC family protein, whose product is MWEFLYDHLGFDLGVEPWDFAIIFALVFVEGALSADNAAVLAALTRTLPTDEERRRSLRYGIIGAFVFRFFAVLFAAWLIDNWPLKLAGALYLIYLAVSHFLKGKDEDEDVVAEEKKLLSNPLFRATLGRLSPFWRVIVLVELTDIAFSVDSITAAVAFSDKAWVVIVGGILGIVTMRFVAELFIKLIDRYVRLETAAFLAVGFIGFKMMTEVVANQLLPKLHFETPEWVVLGVVAAIFAWGFTKKNVESDVEEEASLRS
- a CDS encoding PDZ domain-containing protein produces the protein MRFSSIGLWVVTVALGLSSATSGGAQTPTCPQREPQRFSGVGLEMGFDPAGSMSVLRAIENSPAARSGLQAGDRVVAVDGVPVAKLKGEAAARIRGEMGSSVNLTVRRGESDFDAVLTREEITVPPRSVVGIGVTLGASKKGEPMIQTVFPNSPASEAALRSGDVIVSVDGKPAGKAADGALQGLLRGEEGVAVLVGIRRNRLVTDYSITRLRFIPGC
- a CDS encoding SF1B family DNA helicase RecD2, producing the protein MGLAMQRSIEGLAGGERDEMLQGVVERVTFHNPQNGYTIARVAVRGLADLATVVGNFAQLQPGQTMQFWGCWKDHPQYGPQFLAHRHEETRPATIGGLEKYLGSGLIKGVGPVTARRIVAHFGLASLEIIESDCSRLAEVPGVGAHRIRLIQAAWQEQKAIKEVMLFLQSHQVNTTHAVKIFKTYGDEAIERVRTNPYQLAQDIWGIGFRTADQIAQNLGVAPDSDERLKAGILYALITATEEGHCYLPLEEMLDQAVALLRLEEVAESVRPRLVEMARALVREGQIKAERPSGGAEAPVVCFQPSLWQCEVGLARRLCERPPAPVDTGRVEAWLERYTHHHGLQLSAEQRQAVMLAAREPVTVLTGGPGTGKTLTTRAVAALWKAMGKKVLLASPTGRAAQRLAEVSGQEAKTIHRLLEFDPSTMGFKRCAENPLDAQAFVIDEASMIDVVLAYNLLKAIPAGAQVLLVGDQDQLPSVGPGNVLADLVRSPAIPTARLTQVFRQAAASRIITNAHRINSGQMPDLAGEGSDCLFIEAHEPAQVVERVREFVVQELPRRGFRSLADAQVLCPMNRGLVGSNHLNTVLQEALNPLPPDGGELDRGRRLFRVGDRVIQLRNNYDLGVFNGDLGTIAGIDFENQKLQVQFFERTMGYDFADLNELSLAYAISIHRSQGSEYPVAIIPVHTQHFPMLSRNLLYTGLTRARKLAVLVGTRKAIAIAVREVKAMQRYTRLSERLSPLQADE
- a CDS encoding prolyl oligopeptidase family serine peptidase translates to MTSPFTYPPSRRDDQVDDYHGTPVADPYRWLEDAESPGTKAWVEAQNQVTFGFLETIPEREAIRERLTHIWNYERYGTPFREGGRYFLFKNTGLQNQSVLYTVPDLEGELRLLLDPNALSADGTVALSGLAVSDDGKYLAYGTSASGSDWQQWRVLDIETGEDLPDMVQWVKFSGASWLKDGKGFFYSRYDEPNAAGQFQDVNYFQKLYFHRLGTPQDQDVLVYERKDQKEWGFGGEVSEDGRYLVISVSQGTDPKNRVFYKDLADPASAVVELLPEADAAYEFIDNDGPLFWFTTDKDAPRGRVVAIDITQPLHLNELIPESEDTLQGVSILDNKFFANYLKDAHTQVRIYDLQGQYVGEVELLGIGSAGGFGGKRTDTETFYAFTSFTTPTTIYRYDIPTAKSTVLFQPKVDFDPTAYTTEQVFFNSKDGTRIPMFITYKKGTPRNALNPTYLYGYGGFNVSITPTFSPSNLLWLEMGGLYAVPNLRGGGEYGEDWHQAGTRLNKQNVFDDFLAAAEYLIANKYTSPEKLAIGGGSNGGLLVGAAMTQRPELFAAALPAVGVMDMLRFEQFTIGWAWVSDYGSSQDPEQFQALYAYSPLHNLKAGTRYPATLVTTADTDDRVVPGHSYKFTAALQAAQAGEGPVLIRIETKAGHGAGKPTTKLIEEAADRWAFLVANLRMQLKF
- a CDS encoding secondary thiamine-phosphate synthase enzyme YjbQ encodes the protein MMHHQQILKLQTRGQSLYPITGAVGEVVNQSGVQMGLCTLFLRHTSASLLIQENADPDVLADLESFLAKLVPEDARSYRHNAEGPDDMPAHIRTALTHTSENIPVSDGRLVLGTWQGIYIWEHRRHRQLREVVVHIAGN